Within the Nyctibius grandis isolate bNycGra1 chromosome 4, bNycGra1.pri, whole genome shotgun sequence genome, the region ATTAGCTGGAACATTTAGTTAGAAAATTTGTCTTAGCTATAGATAACAAGGCAGAGATAAATCTCAAACTTTAGGTTTCATACTAATGATATCCAGAGGGATGTGATGTTTGGCTCATGAAGAAGTTTTGACACAGTAACACCATCCCATCACAGAAACAGTACTCACTGTCCCCCAGAGCTCATAAAAGGTAAATACATACTCAAAACTCCTGTTTGCAAGAAGATTTCTAGAGACATATTCTGAGTAGCAGGATTTGGGCACCTTCcatcagaatgaaaatatttcttctttacttgtttttttggAACAGATTTATAGTAAATACTATAGTCATTGAGTTTCATCTTTTCCCCTCTCATCCAGTCTCCTCAGataactttcaaatatttatcttcAGTAGTGAACATACTTCTTAGAAAGTCGAGATGTGCCATAGAAAAGTTTCTACTGCCTGATTAGATGGCCGTTTCTTCTTTTATGTATACATCTTAGGCCTTGCTTCTGTGAAAGTCCGTGCATACAGTACAACGCATTTCCCTGAAGGAGCCTTGCCACTGAGTCAGACTACCATGGTCCTGGATAGAAACTTCAGGAGCTCGAActggaaatgaaatgcagacTAATAGATGAACTGTAAATACAGCTTATATGACTGGCACTTCCCCTTTGCAATAGACAAATTCCATGCTTAAAAGTTTAAATCAGTTCTTCTGGATTTTTCCCCACTTGGCTCTtctaatgaaaaagaagagttaTTCTGAGCATAAATGGCCTATACTAAGACTGAAGGCAATGAGTATCAGTATCATCTATGGAGATCTTCTTCTCACAAAACACCATTTAAACTCTATGTGACAAGGGGTCTGATTTCATCAAGTAAAGGCAATAGGAGAATTGGCAAGTGGGAGAGAAGCAAACACACCAAGTTTCCTAGGATCTTTGACTTAATAAAGGGCAACTAATTCATGTATCTCACACTATTTTCCCTATGACTATATTAGAACTATGCCAGTGAAAGTATTAAATATGTGTGCGAACACATTTAAGCAGGAGTAAATATCAGTTCTCTTGGTAAATAATGATAATGACAGTAAGAATATCCAAGAAGACACAATGCACTAAGAAATAATAAGCATAAtccctttcattaaaaatgtttcactcCATGGGGCCGGTAATCCAAGACTATTTCCATAAGGCTCTGTTGTTTTAACAGCTGTGGCCATGCTATAAAGTTTCCCATTTGGAGCCTGAGTACAATTAAACTCCCCCTCAACACCTGATGAAATGGGTTCTTATTTATAATTCATCTCAGTAATCAGCTGATGTTGAGTATGTTTGCAATGCTGTGTCCAGAGTAGTATAGAGATTATCTCGGAGCATGCACTCAGGATGCCTTGGATTGCCTATTTATCCCTCCTTAGCTCTTTATGGCAAcagacactttatttttctgcctacTTCTGATTTACATTTAGGATTTAGTTTATGGAATTTTTTAGAGGCCTCAAAGAGATTACAACCATCTAGTGGCAGGCATACTTTAGAGGTTTAAATTAAAGAGACCAggcaggaaaagagggaaaggaaaaatgatcaGGGCTAATGAGAGGGAATGACTGCAAACAGTGAATTGGAGTTGACTACGGTGGCTGTTAAAATTTTGGTCACAATTTTGCCTCGCCTTCTTCGAAGCAAGAGCACATACTGACACCTCCTTCTACGTAGGTTTAGATGAGTATCAGTATTCCCATTTCAGAGGAAGAACAGCAAGAAATTTACTAACCAATGACTAACAATGTTCTTAGGATCAGACAGAAATTCTGGTAGAAACAGGAACTGGTGTCCTGTTCTTAACTTCAGGCTAGGGGCTAAGTCGTGAGGACATCCTTCCATGCTTCTGTATACACACCATTTTGTCCTTCACttgcatctctctctctgacaGTATTTTTGTAGCCAGGTGAGGAGTTCTTTCATTTGACCTTTCATATGGTTATCTTCAACTTTTTCCAGGTATGGTCTCAGTAACCTTCCTCGTCTCTCTCTGTGTTCTGGCTGGCTTCCTTCCCAATGTCCTGTCTGAATCCTTGAAGGCACAGCTCCTGACTTGCCAACTTGGTGCTTGCCAGCATGAGTTTCTTTCTActctcctgtattttctgtgcactcatagaatcatagaatcatagaatggtttgggttggaagggaccttaaagatcatctagttccaacccccctgccacaggcagggacacctttcctctagaccaggttgctcaaagcctcatccaacctggccttaaacacggccagggagggggcagccacaacctctctgggcaacctgttccagtgtctcaccaccctcacagtaaagaatttcttcctaatatctaacctaaatctaccctctttcagtttaaaaccattccacTAAAATAAGACAAACAAAATTGTAGAAGGGAATTTAAAAGGACAAGAACTCCATGAGGTTTCCCTTGCAAAATTTTCTCTGGATTGATCCCTGTGCAGCCAGGCTAATAGACAGAGGATCACTGAATATGTAAGGGATACCCACCTTAGAAACAATTTGATTCATGTtaacatgcattttcttttgttttggggaCAGAAGTGAAAAATCAGTTTCCCTTTGGTTTTCCATCGATCTCACAGTCTGTTTTTCATGCACCTTCGGTGATGTGCTGCTGGGTTGTAAGAACAGGTTTCTACCAGGTAGATGTACCTTGTACTGTGACAAACTTTGTGGACCAGCCTTGAGTGGATTGGGCTGGTTTATTTGTCCTCAGCTACATCTGGTTCCTTGGCTGGTTGCTTCAGCTGAAAgatagaaaacacatttcattcACCCAGGCTGTGGCAACTCAGCAGATGACTGATCCAGTCTGTGATCCAGTCTTCTTGCGTCGGCCCTAACACCATGTGTCAGGTAAAGGTTTGCATTCTGGGCGAATCCTTACTGGTGCGATGTTTTCATCATTGCTCACAGCAGGGAGATCAAACGGAAGAATAGGCTGCAGATAGCTGAAGAGAAAACCGCTCTGGGAATTTCTCACTTTGTTTTTTCACAGgcagaataagaaagaaaaggcagcaccTCCTGGCAAACAGTTATATTAAGTGCAGTTTGCAAGAGCTGTGTATGAAAAGAAGTTGAAAGGATTTTGATTGTTCATGTAGAAAGGAGATGAAGAAGAAGTAACGTGgtaaaagacaattaaaaaggACGTGGTTGCAGAAGGTATCTTGGGAACatctgttctgctgcttctaATGACAGAACTTGGGACTATTCATGTtaataaaaagtagaaaatgaatatgcaaaatgtaataatttttgtTCTATATATGATTGTGGAACTCACTCCACTAgaaatgtttaagaaaacattcaaaTTAGAATCAGTCGCTCACACAGATATGAAGAATAGCATTAGCAGCAACAACTACGTATATATAGATAATAAACACTGCACTTACATTTCTCAGCAATTATTAGAAGCGGCAAGGTGAGGAGTAAACTGCTTATTAGAGCGTTCTTACATCTGAGTCAGAAACGTTTCATGTCAGCTTCTGCCAGCAGCACTCTGGACCACGGCTGTGGTCCTGGGTCACAGTTTAAATTACAGCTGCTACCTAGACAGCATCACATCGATGGATTTCACTTTAGCTTCCCTGGTAATTTTGTTAAACACTTGCCAGTGACTGTGACTTGATTCTGTTCGAGAGTTATTCTTTTGAAGTGttcttcttttctctgaagaaataaaatactccGAAGTTAATCAGGGACCTCATGTGCTTTTTTATGTGTCACAAGGTCATGTATCTTGGGCTGATGACAGAGTTGCAAATGGAGACAAAGTGGTCAGAGGCTGCACTAATCCCTGGCATGAGGGATATGGAGGAGCAGCAAATAAAGCAGGGCCTATGTTAAGTGGGTGGgcaaatgcttttgaaaaaatccTCTAAATAGACTAATTCCTCTTTTCCCTACATGGACCCAGCTAACATTGTTTTGCGTTCACCCTGAGTGCTCTGGAGCTGATCCTGGGAGTTTTGCCTTCCCAAGAGCCACAGGACCAGACACTCTGTCCCTGTACCTGTGAAAATATTCCTTGGGTTCAGCTGAACAAACTGAAATAACCCACTCTGCCCTCAGTCTTTATTATTGCTTGCTCACCCTAAGTCCTATGTGTAGCTGCTGCTAAAAGAAAGTTTGAGGAAGTGTGCCTGccacagaaataatttgattatttcctttaaaaaatcatGCTGGAGAtagatttatattttgtttatttgctttcctaCTAAATATTCCTGCCTGTCACACTCACACATGCTCCCTCTGCATAAGCCCAATATTCCTCAGTTTGAGCTCAGATGCCGCAGTGATGGGCACAAATAAAGATACTGCATGACGCACAGCAAAACCTGTCAGCAGCATGTAGCTTCAGGAAGGTGGTTTGTGTTCATTGCTCCCGTAGAATGAAATTCAGCATTTCaataaaacaagcaagcagTGTCTCTGGGCAGCACACAGTTTCAGAACTGTTTTGGTGTagttggccaaaaaaaaaaaaaagaaacggGACTATAATTTATAAGCAGTTTTTTGATTCAGGCTCCCTGTATATACGGATGTGTGTATGCGTGATTTTTAACTTGTCCTATGCAGCGACACAGCTACAGGTGGTATTCCCTCCCCCTTTTACAGAAATCAAATGAACATGTTTTAGCTTGTTCTCCTGTAGAAAGGACGTGGTTTAGGCACCCAGGAACCCCATGTGTTTGAGATGCTGGAAGTTTCAAAGGAAACAACAAATAGCCTCCCTCCCCGTTGGGGGCTAAGATTTTGACCTGAGTCACAAGCAGAGACTGAAACAGGACTGTGATAACCCTCCATGGGAGCAGAGAGCCTCCAGCTTTTGCTCTGACCCCAGCCCAGAAGCAGTCTCCAGTACAGAGGTGGGACAGGTGGAATTTGaaggagacaggaaaaagatttaataatgtctggaggtatttattttatttgaatgctTAGACAAGACCCCTTCACACCTCAGGGCACATtcttatttggaaatatttggaaataattaataataatagtaataagaataaaaatgccTAGCTCTTCACATTTATACTGAGGAGCActacaaagctgaaaaaatttctgctttagTGTGGGCAATTGAGCTTGACACTGGCTTAAACTGCCTTAGGTGAGGAGGAGCAAAGAGCTTACACTGACCATGGCTCTGTCCCTGGGACTGCACGTCAGGCCAGTGACCAGGGAAAAAGGGCCCCCCTGTGCCTGTGTGAGGGGGCAGGAACCCCCCTACTGTCTCCacttaaaaaacagaatagCACAGAAATTCTCTTTTTAGATGAAGGCACCTGAGACACCTTTGGCAAGACACATGCGTGCTGGTGTTCCCCGTGGGTCATGGTGCAGCAGCAGATTTGGGCAATGAAGCAGCCCCATCTCAACAGCAGAGAGGTCCCTGGGGGACAGGGCTAGTTTATCACAGAGGACAGCCCCACGCGGGGCAGGGGAGCCCAGGGAAGGTCTGAGCAGTGGCGATTGCCTCCTTGGGCAAAGGCGACCCAGGCCAGGGCTCCTCTCTTTGTCCAGGGCTGCAGGCAATGCTGTGCAGTCCACGCAGGCAAGGCAGAAACCGAAAACTATCGTCTCCCCCAGGGTCTTGTGGCAGATCCGTTTTGCCACACTCAGCTCTTTTCGTTTTAACactgcttcccctccccttgAAGTTTTTCAGTCTTCACCATCAGTTTCAATGTCACCTCTTCAAATGTCACCTGCGATCCCCTCCTTCACCTGGGTTGCCCTTCCCCAGATCATTTCtacacacttaaaaaaaaaaacaaaaccacaaaaaataaatctccaTCGACACCACATCCTTCCCTCTAAGCCTTGAGCAGTGCATCTGCCCTGGCTGGGACGGGCCCAGGGCACAGACCAGCAGAGGCTGCACCGGGGACCTGTGGCTGGGGGGAAGCCGTGGGGTGGGCAGGTGCCAGGGGGCTGTGGATCGGTTTGGCCTGGGGACCCGCAGTCTGTCcccttgctgcagctctggaggaGCCAGGGCCTGGCGGGGAGGTCCTGAAAAACATGGgttctgccctgctctgccttcccagCAAAGGACTCTCGGGGCTGAGCTGCCAAACAGGACGGAAACGAGAGCTATTTAGAAAACACTTATAAATATCCATATTTATGCACAGAAGCATATATATctattcatatatatatgtatgtatatttatatatgcgtatatagatagatatagataCGCGCACATGTCTGTGTCTCTGTAAGTGCCTGCCAGGCCCGGCACCCACCACAGGCACAAGAGACGCGGGGGCAAGCGGCTCCCTGTGCTGGGGTGGCAGAGCCCGACGGTGGCACCTGGGTTGCCTCCCCACGAAGGGACGCCCTGGCCACAGCCACGGGCACGGGCACGGGCAGCAGGGGGGATCgggcccgcggggccggggagcgcTGCGAGGGCTGGGTGGGAGGCGGCGAGGGAACTGGGAATGCCCCAGACTGCCCCGGGAAGAAGAGATCCCACTCCACAAAATGAAGTTCAGAACCCCCcgcttcaaaattaaaaataaaattaaaaaaattaaaaattgggAGGGTTACGTAgggataagatttttttttttggcagcgCACGTATTAGATGAAAGTAATTTGGGTGCTACAAATATAAGACGAAAATACACCTAATTCCATCATCGTATAGATATAATATATTTCACTCTcaccacataaatacaaaacatcCAAATATCCAAAACATTCAGAACAAAAGTTAGTAGCAAGGGCTCAGCGCTCGAgtcattcagtattttttccgACTAGTTGCCTAGAAACTTCAGACGTAAATAATTTACaataaaattactattttctttctgtccagCTCCttctgtccagttctggtctATAATTAATTCTATATACTACAGCAACCATTCcactttttgtaattttttttttttggttacagTTTGGTGGCACGTATTTATACAGTTTGTAAACGCCATGTGTTAAAGTTTAAAGAAcgaaaagaaacttaaaaccaaagtaaagaaatctttttttttttccaaagaactAGCTAAGTACAGCATCCCTTTTCTGGCAAATTCAAGTACCGAAATTGAACAGGAAATATTCGATCCGGAATACTAGAAGGTGAAATACATATGTTTGTGAGGAAAATAGTAGAAAGAATtacgaaggaaaaaaaaaacgatTGTTACATAGATGcattttaaagtacaaaaataacaataaaagatACGCTTTTTCTATTTTACGTTCGTTTTAAATGAAGTGTGAGCGATATACGAGAGGGTTATTTTAGGAGGAAGGAAggctaaagattttttttttatttaggtgCGCAttgaaattatttggaaaaatcaaatggggaaaaataaaaaagaaaaattaccatCGCAACAGATCTGGGTGTAAAATCGAGTCGCGACTTCCATTATTTATCTGCAGATTTGCTTTTGCAGATAAGGTCCGCAGGACTGGCCCgtggaaatgcaaaaaaaaaaaaaaaaccacaagaaaagaaaaaaaaaggggcgtTGTGTTATCTCGAAGGGAGAGACAGTTTTATTCAAAATCTCTCCAGCCGCGGGTTTCTGTCTCCCCGCTTCGTGTGTGTATTTTCAAGGCAGCCCGTTCCGGCCCTTCCCACATTGAAGATTTATcgtggaaaaggaaaagttgcTGGAGGTTTCCCTGGCTGGTATTAAGGGCGAACGGGGACTGTAGTGCAGTGAGTGTGGGGGGAACGGGGGCCACGGGTGGAGCCCCCAAACCTTTGTGCGTAGGAGTCCGTGAGGTCcgggggaaggaaaaaaaccccggGCATCACCTGGCAGCTCCATCTTCCTCTCTCCGaaatccttctccctctcttggCATTGGCTAAAGCCATCCGAAAGAGCCCGGCCAAACCGCGCCCCGTCCGCTCTCCCTCTCCGTCCCTCTCCTAACGGTGTCAAAGCAAACGAACAGACAGACAAACCCCCCCCGAACGGACAGACGGACCCCCGGGCCGGCGGGGCAGGGAGAGCCGCGGGGGCTGCCCCCCGCTCCCGCCGGGCTCCGGGGAGGTGCCCGCAGCCCCCTCGCCCCCTCGCCTCGCCCCGCGGGCGCCGGgcccccgctccgccccggccccgctcagcacagctccgctccgctccgccccgGCCCGCGGAGGGAACCGCGCCGCGGGGCTGGGAGGCGGCGGCgagggagggggctgccggcaggccgccgcgccgcccgtCCCATAAATACCGCCACAAATAGAGACTATAAATATAAATACGGGGAAGTTACTTAGAGTCAGTCCAGTGCTTTTTTCTCAGCGCTCTCTTTATTGTTGGTCCGGGAGTAGGGCTCGAAGGCGGACGAGCTCAGGTAGCGGGCCGACAGTTCCTGCAAGTTGCCCGCCAGCGAGCCGGCCACGGCCAGGGGCGCGGAGGAGAGCCGCCCGGCCACCGAGCCCAGCAGCGCGGGCACCGGCAGCCCGAACAGCCCGTGCCCGGCGGCGGCCGCTCCGTGCAGCGCTGCTGGCGGGGGgggccccgccgcgctgccggcGGCCGGAGGGTGCGGGGAGCCGCCGGCCggggccgctgccgccgccgccgccgcgctgccgcTGCCCGCAGCCAGGCCGGGCCCGCGCAGCGCCGAGCCCAGGGCCCCGGTGGCGCAGGGCGGCAGGaggccgggcagccccggcggggAGAGCAGCCGGCCTTGCTCCAGCAGCCGCAGGACGCTGCAGGTGGCGGCGGTCTCGGACACCACCGACCGCAGCTCGGAGTCCTTGCCCTGGTCCTTTTTCTGCTTGGTGCGCCGGTTCTGGAACCAGACCTTGACCTGCAGGCCGGGGAGAGAGGCAGGgtcagcggggcggggggggacgggTGCCCCCGCCAGGTGCCCCGGGACCCCAGCACGGCTCCGCGGGCAGAGGGGGgaaggctgcggggaggggggggcgggagggctCCGGCCAGGCACTTGTTAACGGGGAGCGTTTTAAGAACGCACAAAGcgacaccccctccccagcgtGGCTGCTTCCCGTTTCGGGGTGCGCCCggggggagcagagaggaatCCGGGAGCCCTTAGCTCTTTTTTTCGCACTAGGTCTTTAACCTGATCCGTCTCACTTTATCCTATTTTACTGTACGCCAGTAGTTCTCTGGGAGCCGGATCCAACCCTTTCCCCACCGCTTTATTCTAAGCCAGCTCAGCCGGAGCCCCTGCATGCCCGCGGGCCGGACCGCGACCCCCGGGACCGGGCACCGGTgcccggcggcggcagccgcCCCCCTCGCCCCGCTCGCAGGGACCCCGCACGCTGCCaccgccgctgccgcccgctCAGGCCTAGCTGCTTTTCCTGGTTGTCACAACAACTCTGTGCTTCCCTGCCAATCTCCCGGCCTGGACAGtctctctcccctgcccatcgactttaaacaatatttaacttttaaaaggaATCCTGGAAGCccctctaaaaagaaaaacaaaaccaccaaaccccaaaacaaaccaaaaagcacCCATGGCAGTTTCTGTAACCTACGAGCTATTGAACTTGTCATTCCCAGCcggcagggaaaagaaaaaaagctaattagCTTGTCAGGGGAATTTATTGTTGTATgatattttgcagaaatatgAAACCGACTTTTAGAAGTTTGGCCTTTTTAGCTGCTTGCCCGCACTCCCGCACGGCTGTAACCCGCCTGGCCGCCCACGGCCGCTCTGCTCttcaggagggagggggaaatccGAGGACTCAAAATACGGCCCAAACTTCAGTCCCGTCCCCGGATCTCTCGTACCCAGGAAAGAGCGCTCAGACCAAACGTCTCTAACCCAGCAGCCCCCAAGGGAAGGTGCCAACctcacccccctcccccgggTTTTTGCAGCTATTTTCTGCCTGCTGCGGGCTGGCAGCGTCTCGGCCTCTCCTCGCTTCTTCCCGGCCGCAGCCGCGCGCCTCCGCGCCCGGGGGCAGCCGGCACCGCAGAACCGGGGGCACCGAGCCCCGGGGGGGCCAGGGCGGCTCCCCGTGGGGGGGCACCGCGTCCCGACCCGGGGAGGGGTTTGGCTTCGTGGCCAATCTCCCGCGGACCCATCCGTCCGGGCCACCTCGGCGTGTGCAGAGTCCCGCGACTGCGGGAGAGCCCACGGAGGCTGTGTGCGGGGACACGCAGGGTCGCGGGACCCCCCTCCGCCAGCAGCCCCCCTCCGCGGCTCCCCCTTCCCTGGTCGCACATAGTTATAGGTCCCTTGCCGGGACGCCTCAGCCACGCACCCCCCCAGCCTCATCCCACGGGCGAGAAGCGGCCCCCTCCCGACCAGACACGCGTGGGCATCTCCAGCGGGCCCGCGCCCCTGCCCGACAGCTGCCGGGGCCTGCGCGGTGACGCGCAAAAGGCGCGCagggccgcggggccggcccACCCGTGGGGCCCGGCGCGCAGCGGAGATGCCCGGGCCTGGAGGGGGGGTGTCCCGCGGAGGGGGCCggcgcagggcagggcagggcagccgGGGCTCCCCGTCCCGCTGGGGCTACCTGAGTCTCGGAGAGATTGAGCTGGCGGGCGAGCTCGGTGCGCTCCCGCCCCACGACGTACTGGCAGCGCTGGAACTCCATCTCCAGGCGGTAGAGCTGCTCGGCCGTGAAGGAGGTGCGGGTCCGCTTGGGACGGTCCAGATCGAGCCCCTTAGGTAGAATAATCTCTCTGATTGAACCTTTGGCATCTGGCAAAGAAAGGCGCAGTCAGCTTTACACCCAGGCAACcctcctgtctttttttcccctcgtttttttttccttttaattttttccacgAGAAATAGCGCCTTCAAGACCGAGACCCGAGTCAGGATGGAGCAGGGTCCCTGAGATTGCGGTACTGCACCGGGCCACTACgcccaaggaaaggaaaaaaaacccaaaacaacagagaaggaaggagagggtaGTGGGGGCCCAGGGCTCTGGAAATAATCCACTCAGCCCATTTAAAAATTGGCTTGAATATGTTGCACTGACAGTACGACACC harbors:
- the VAX1 gene encoding ventral anterior homeobox 1, which produces MFGKQDKMDVRCSSETEANRVSKNGHKEGKESKGSEGNISTSFLKDQQGTFSASAATEDCNKSKSSSADPDYCRRILVRDAKGSIREIILPKGLDLDRPKRTRTSFTAEQLYRLEMEFQRCQYVVGRERTELARQLNLSETQVKVWFQNRRTKQKKDQGKDSELRSVVSETAATCSVLRLLEQGRLLSPPGLPGLLPPCATGALGSALRGPGLAAGSGSAAAAAAAAPAGGSPHPPAAGSAAGPPPPAALHGAAAAGHGLFGLPVPALLGSVAGRLSSAPLAVAGSLAGNLQELSARYLSSSAFEPYSRTNNKESAEKKALD